The Halotia branconii CENA392 region TCAGGACTTACGCAAAAATAACGTAACTCCGTCATTACGAGCGATAGCGAAGTAATCTACCCTAACGCTGGGATTGCTTCCCTACACTCCGTTCCGGTCGCAATGACAATATCGGCTTTGCGTAAGTCCTATTAATTACTTAAATGCCAGCCTATTTTAATTAAGTCACTTATCCAGTTAACTGTGGCTTCTGCTCGTTCGTAACTATCATCTTCGTCACTAAAACCAACCAGATATTTAGCATGTTCATAATTTAATAATTTCTCGCCTTCGCCTGGGAAGTAAATATTAAAAAACTCAATGGCGAATTTTTCGCTAAAAGTTTTTTTGTCAATGTTAAAAGCACGCCGGGATTGCAGTTGAGCTAAATCTTGATAAATATGACTCCAGTTTGATTGTTTCTCTCTGTCTTGATATTTGGTCAATATATCTAGATAATTCCAAGGACAAGTCCACTGGACATATTGACCACTGTTAAAAACTATGCGAATGGTGACTCGTCCACGTCCTGAAGATTTGGCTAACTTTTCGGCTTCACGACAATGTTTTAAAATATCTCTTTGAGGAACGCTAGAACCAGCCCAAACAAAGCCAACACTTAAGCCTATCTTTTGGTCATGTTTTTCCCAAGTTTGGGGTAGGGTAGTTAACCATGCAAATGCTTGTTTGGCTGTAATAGGTTCTTGGTCTTTCTCTCGATAAATTGCGCCTAAAAAATCGTCACCACCTGCATAAACTACTCGACCAATTTCTTGAGGAAAATCTCTGGTAAAATCTTTTCCCCAAAGTCGCATAGCTTGACTAAATTTTTTTAGTTCATCATCACCATTTTCTAATTCTGCTAATTTTTTTAAATGTTTGCCTACTTCATCGCCGTCACCCATAAACCAACCTGTCCAGCGTCCTTTACCTTCCTCATTTTTGGCTTTAAGGCCACGATAAATTTCACTGAAGCTTTCTAGCTTAGACATGCCTAAGTTGTGGGCAATTTCGGGAAGTGTGACTAAACGCTTAACCAATTCGGGAATACTTAATTTCTCATGAAGTGCAAAAAATTTGCCTTCTGGTTCTGCATCTTGAGGAAGATTTTCTAATACGCAAGCGAGGCGTTGATAAAAAGTTTTAATATCATCTTTTTCTATTGTCCACTGGCGATTTTTAGGCTTTCTCTCTACCCCGCCTAAGCCGGGAAAGGCAATTCCATCTGTACCAGTTAAGCTAGAACTTTCGCCTATCCAGTTAACCGCAGTCCACCCACGAGAAAGTTTGCGGGTTTCTAAGTTATCCATCGCCGCTTGAATACTATCGCCTTCCGCCCAAAAGATTTCCCAGGCGTGGTTTCCCCAGTTTGTCCATTCTCTATCCCAGAAGTATTTATAGTCAGGTAATTTCTTCTCTATCCAGGTGCGACATTCTTGTAATATTCCCTTCCATGCAGATAACAGGGTTTTTTCTACCTGTGATTGAGAAAATTCTCCCTTAATTAGGATGCGATTGGGCATTCCTTTTTGGACATTGGGAAGTGCTGGAGAAATAACTGTTGTGGTTTTTTCAGCTTCTTTTACTAGCTGTTGGCTGAGATAAGAGAGAATCAGGGATGCACCATATAAGTCTCGGAGTTTGCGGGATTTCTCAATGAATCCTTGTACGGGAGCAAAGGTAGTTGCTGTATATTTGGCCACGTTTACCATAGTTACTGGATGCGGTCTTGTCTAAATTACAGGAGAATTTTGAACTTTGATTCAGTAGTTATACTTTGTAACAATTTTGCTCTGTGGTCAGCCTTTAGGTGTTTGCACAACGCACCTCTAGTAATAAGTAGGTCGGAGTAAATATTGTTGGGACAAGGCAAGGGGCAGGGGGCAGGGAGCAGGAGGAAAAAGAGTTTTAGCCTCATTTACTTTTCTTCACACAGTTTGGTTTTATTGCACCGACTTACTTATATGCAAGCTTGGAGTTATGTAACACTGGGTAAATTACTGTGACATTTACATCTTCTCGGAAAAACTGAGAATGTAAATACCTTTTCGTGCGAATGACGAAATTTGTTTGGATGTCTGAGTGATATTTTATTTAAGGTGAGTTTGATCAACCTCTCCCCAACCCCTCTCCGACGCGGAGAGGGGCAGAA contains the following coding sequences:
- a CDS encoding Cas10/Cmr2 second palm domain-containing protein yields the protein MVNVAKYTATTFAPVQGFIEKSRKLRDLYGASLILSYLSQQLVKEAEKTTTVISPALPNVQKGMPNRILIKGEFSQSQVEKTLLSAWKGILQECRTWIEKKLPDYKYFWDREWTNWGNHAWEIFWAEGDSIQAAMDNLETRKLSRGWTAVNWIGESSSLTGTDGIAFPGLGGVERKPKNRQWTIEKDDIKTFYQRLACVLENLPQDAEPEGKFFALHEKLSIPELVKRLVTLPEIAHNLGMSKLESFSEIYRGLKAKNEEGKGRWTGWFMGDGDEVGKHLKKLAELENGDDELKKFSQAMRLWGKDFTRDFPQEIGRVVYAGGDDFLGAIYREKDQEPITAKQAFAWLTTLPQTWEKHDQKIGLSVGFVWAGSSVPQRDILKHCREAEKLAKSSGRGRVTIRIVFNSGQYVQWTCPWNYLDILTKYQDREKQSNWSHIYQDLAQLQSRRAFNIDKKTFSEKFAIEFFNIYFPGEGEKLLNYEHAKYLVGFSDEDDSYERAEATVNWISDLIKIGWHLSN